A part of Candidatus Binatus sp. genomic DNA contains:
- a CDS encoding LamG domain-containing protein encodes PLNQWSHVAGVFTGSVLQLYANGVLVGQVTLPAGKSRSSRIGVGRNATGASYGGAGGFNFFSGLIDDVRITARALSPAEFGPINPLSQKPALPL; translated from the coding sequence CCGCTGAATCAGTGGTCGCACGTCGCAGGTGTCTTTACCGGAAGCGTGCTGCAACTCTATGCGAACGGCGTCCTGGTTGGACAGGTCACGCTACCAGCCGGCAAATCCAGATCCAGCCGCATCGGCGTCGGACGGAACGCAACCGGAGCATCGTATGGCGGCGCTGGCGGATTCAACTTCTTTTCGGGCTTGATCGATGACGTCCGAATCACGGCGCGCGCGCTCTCGCCTGCGGAGTTCGGACCGATTAATCCGCTCTCACAGAAACCTGCCTTGCCGCTGTAA